The segment TTTCCACCGCCAGCTCCAGCACCTTTTCCGGATCTTCCTTGGCCTTTTCCCAGCCGTGCTCGGCCGCTTTCTCAAAGCGATGGAGGAAACCCGTGGTGTCGCCTTGGGCTTCGGTGGAATCCGAAAAATTCAGGGAAAGGCCGGAATTGGCCGGCTGTGATCCTTCTTCATCCTTGGTCAGACTTGGGTCAATGATCCCATGGCGCCTTAAAGCCCCTGTGATCAGTGAATCCCCGATGCCGGCTTCTTTCAACGCCTGGGAAACGCTGTCCGTGGGGGAGACGGCCCCGGTGCTGTCGGCCTCCTGTTCGGCGGTGCTGATGAACTTTCCCAGGTCCACATGACGGCTGCTTAATGCCAGCAAAAAGAACATCACCAAACTGATGAAGACATACATCCTTAAGGGCGGCACGTAGCGGACCCGGCGGCCGGCGATGTAGTCGGCGGTAAGCAGGCCGGGCTTGAAAAGCAGGGGGGTGACGGTGTGGCCCAGCCGGGCGTCTATCTTCAGCTCGTCCCTTAAGAACTCCTGGATCACCTCGCCAATGGGCACATCGATCTCGGTCCCCTTCTGGCCGCACTGGTAGCAATATTCGCCCTTAAGCTCCTCATTACAATTCAGACAGTGGGTCAGTTGGTGATGCTTGGGCGACCTTTCAATGGTGATGAAGGTTCCGGTATTTTTCCGGTATTCCCGGTAAACATCTCCCATCGCCGCTTCCAGGCTTTTATCTTCGGCCTTGATCAGAGAACGGAGGATGAAAGTCCAAACTATTGAGACCGCCAGCATCGCCGGGGAATTGGAGAGGAGCGCGGCGGATGTCAGAAATAACAGCAGGCCCAGGAACTGGGGATGGCGCAGTTTAAGGTAGATACCGCCGAACAGGGAGGGACCGGGGCCGGGGAAAATGCTTTTGCGCCCGGCCGCCTTAAGCCCGCCCCAAAGATGGTAGGCGGCGGGGATCAGCAGGATGAAGCCAACCAGTGAAGATAGGGCGGAGGGCCAGGGCAGTTTTTCCAGCCATTTCAGGGGCAGCGGGCAATGACGGCAGGAAAAGAAAAGGAGCAGATGGACCGCCAGCAGG is part of the bacterium genome and harbors:
- a CDS encoding DUF3667 domain-containing protein, which codes for MNPWLDLILLSLTAFLFRHFYALSLRPDGGAIEPERGWRSRAAQFRFLFLILLAVHLLLFFSCRHCPLPLKWLEKLPWPSALSSLVGFILLIPAAYHLWGGLKAAGRKSIFPGPGPSLFGGIYLKLRHPQFLGLLLFLTSAALLSNSPAMLAVSIVWTFILRSLIKAEDKSLEAAMGDVYREYRKNTGTFITIERSPKHHQLTHCLNCNEELKGEYCYQCGQKGTEIDVPIGEVIQEFLRDELKIDARLGHTVTPLLFKPGLLTADYIAGRRVRYVPPLRMYVFISLVMFFLLALSSRHVDLGKFISTAEQEADSTGAVSPTDSVSQALKEAGIGDSLITGALRRHGIIDPSLTKDEEGSQPANSGLSLNFSDSTEAQGDTTGFLHRFEKAAEHGWEKAKEDPEKVLELAVEKFGHIMFLLLPIFALLLKLLYLRRGRYFMQHLIFSLHFHAYVFFILSIILAVNLWGGGFLKQHADYLFWLLPFYLLLAMKRFYGQKLGKTAVKFLLLAFNYGIIFVLGAALAFVFSLMSL